In Candidatus Margulisiibacteriota bacterium, the genomic window TTGTTTTGACGTTAACGTTCATTTCATGTGCAATGATGTTGGCTAGAGTTGTTTTTCCTAAACCAGGCGGACCATAGAAAAGTAAGTGGTCGATGGTTTCTCCTCTTTCAACTGCAGCCTGAATAAGTATTTTTAGGTTTTTTTTGATATTTTCTTGGCCAATATATTGATCAAAAGATCTTGGTCTAAGAGATGTTTCAAGTACTGGTTCTTCATAATTAGGGTCTACAGATTGGTTGCGTTCCATATGAATTATTGTAGCATAATTTCAAAATTTTCGTCTTCAGGACTATTGGTGATTAGGCTGTTGTTTTTGTTGAGATAAAAAACGTTTGTTTCGCCGTAGGCCGTGGCGATTAACATGACCTTTAGCTTTTGAAGATTAAAAGAACTTAAGTTTAGTGATTCAAGGGTTTGGTCAAGCCGAGCTATTTTGCTATCCAAATCTTTAGCGATGGATATTCCGTTTATATCTATAACATCATTTTCTCTAAGTACTTTCCAGATGCGTAGTGATTCTGCAAAGGTAATGTTTTCTAAATCCATAAAGGCAAAGCCTGGGTGGGGTGTTTCTGCGACCATATTCTGTAAAGTAAAGCCAAGTGGTCGGACAGTGTGACTTAAAAGGATGTTGCCACTATTTGTTTCCCAAACATATTTTAACGTTTGTCCTTGTATTGAGGCATAGAGGGGTGTGCCGAATTCTTTATTATGAGCATCAGCAACGCGTTGAAAATCTTTTTTTGTTTGGATAGCTTGAAAAATAACTGAGGAGATATTGTAGGCATCAAAGAGAAAAACCATGTTACCAGTAGACCAAAGATAGGATGCTGGTAGATAAAGAATTTTAGAAAACGGAATTTCTTTAAAAGAGTCTTGCAGATAGTAAGAGTATTCACTGAAGGAAAGATCGGCGTCAATAATGTTTTTAGACGAATGTTTTTGGTAGACAAAGAGTTCTGTTTTATTTAAATAGTTTATTGCGAAAGAAGCAGTAGATGTTTCGCTAGTGAAAGCTAGAGGGAAGAAGCAAAGACAGCAAATAATCAGTAAAAGTTTTTTCATTACATCCCCAAAATAATGTACAGTATAATACTAAATAGGATAACATATAAACTAAGTGATAGTAATCACTATGAAGGAATTTTAGATGAGGTATAAATGAACAGAACTAGTTTAATGATTTTTATATTAATTTTTTCTGCGGTTTCTTTTTCGGCCACTAGCAATTATACCAATTTTTTAAATAGCCGGGGTACCACCTTAAAGGATATGGTTAAGTCTGTTGTAAGGGATCAGAACGAAACCAAGGAACATAATAATGAACAAATAAAACAACAATCTTTTTCATCCAAAGGTGGTGGTGGTGCTGTTTATAGTTTAGGTGGACAAGACTACAAAGACTTTAATCGACTAACTATTTTTCCTGATGTGAAAATGGCACATCGAGAATTGCCTGGCGTAGCTGATGGTGGAGATTTTGATGCGAAGTTGTATTTTAGAGGTGGAGGAGCACAGGAGACGGTTACTTTAGTAAATGGTCAGCCTGTGTATGAGGCATTTGTTTTTGAGGGTAAGGGTAGCTTAGTAAATCCTCAACTAATTAAAGAAACAAAGGTTTATACTTCGGGAATGCCTGTTTGTTATCCTGATGCCTTGAGTGGAGTTATTGATATTAAAGAGCGCGAGGGAGATTTGCACAATTATCATCTGGACATTGCACAAGGGCTAACAGACCTGCAGTTATATGTAGAAGGTCCAATTATGAGAGGGAAAAGCTCTTTTCTAATATCTCTGAGGAGAACATATTATGATTATCTTTTAATGCTGATGAATCAAGGACAAGGCGTTATTGCTCCACACTTAGAGAATTATGGTCAGAAATTTTTTATGAAATTATCTCCTGAACATGAACTAGTTATGGATTTTAAAACATATTATGATTTTTATAAACTGGACAACAAAGACTTCAATTTGGGTCAAATAGGAAGGATCTCCTCCGTTGCCAGACGCAATTTTTTGCAAACAAAGCTGACTAGCCATTGGAGTAATAAGCTTAAGACCGAGCTTACTGTAGGAATGGAGAACTCAGTATTAAGCAAAAATAGCCTTGTGGTGTCTGATATAGTGTCAGAAAACATGAGACAAGAACCATTTTATTTTATGACGGATTTACAATACAGAGACAATAAGGATCACTTAGTGTCCAGTGGGTTATATTTTCGAAAAGAAAGAACTATTAAGGAATCAACGAATTTGCATCTTCTGGGTAACTATTATTATCCTGGGTTTGCAGGGACTGTTTCTTCTGAAGACTATATAAAAGAGTACTCTGTTTATGGAGCATACATACAGGACGAGCAAACAATCGTTCCAGATACATTGTTTTTGGATCTAGGAGTCAGATATAGTTTTATTGACCACAAGGAGTTGTCAAAATCGAAGTCGTTTCAGCCAAGGATTGGCGTAAGGGTTAAGAACGAAGGCGCGACACTCAAGCTTTCTGCTGGGAAGTATTCACAATACAACCCACAGATAGTCAGCGCCCACTTTGTTGATTTGCCACCAGAAGAGGCCATGCAATATAGTTTGGGGATAGAGCATCAGCTGGGAGATGCTGTAAATTTTTCAATTTCTATTTTTGAAAAGAATTATCACTCATTGCTTAGGGAACAAATAGACAGCTTAGGAATGATTACAGGTTACGATAATAACAAAAAGGGACATGCGGGTGGGATTGAGGTTATGTTTAAAAAGAAAAAGAGTGATGGTTGGAACCTGATGATGGCATATACAAACCAAGAGGCTGTTTATGAAGAGTCGGTTACGTTTTCGTATCCTGCTAAACAAGACCAAAAACATACTTTTAGTCTAGCCAGCGAAGTAGATTTAAGTAAAGATTGGAGTTTGGTTGTAGATTGGCAATATCACTCAGGAAGGCCATACACAGATCTTACAGGGGCAACATCTTTAAATGTCAGAACGAAATATTTGAGTGACCCTAATAAATATAACCGCAGTAGATTGCCTGACTATAGTAACCTAACTTTAATTTTAGAGCACAAGAAACCAATTTGGCCTTTTGATGGATTAGAAGGACAAACCTATATCGGGGTTGCTAATATCTTGAATGAAAAAAATGTTTATGATTATGTGTGGAATGGTGATTATTCAGTGAAGTCGTCTGTTAAAATGATGTCAATGACGCCTATCTTTGGAGTAAGATTTAGATTCTGATGATTGTAAAAGCTGTAATTTTTGATTTGGATGGCACGTTATTAGACACAATTACCGATATAACAAATTCTATGAATAACGCCCTAAAAGATTTGTGCTTGCCTACGTTTAGCGAAGAAGATTATAAGTATTTGGTTGGTAGTGGCTTAGATCGCTTGGTTGGTGGTGTCTTGCCACAGCATATAACGGATGAGCAGACGATTGCTTTGTTTGTTGAAAAATTTAGGGAATATTACGATAATAAATGGACAGAACATTCGGTTCCATTTGAAGGTATTTTGGAGTTATTAAGTTGTTTGCAAAATAAAGGGATTAAGCAGGCAATTCTTTCGAATAAGCCTCATTTAATTACAGTTGCAATGACAGCGAAGTTGCTTCCAGCCAATTTTGAATTAGTTTACGGTGAAAGATTGTCAGAAGGTATTCCTAAGAAACCAGACCCACAAGTATTGCTAGAGATGGCAAAGTCATTGAAAGTAAAGCCAGACGAGGTTCTGTATGTGGGTGACTCCGATGTAGATATGCAGGTGGCAGTAAATGCAGGCATGATCGGGGTAGGCGTTTTGTGGGGATTTAGAACGAAAGAAGAGTTGGTAAATAATGGTGCTAAATACATTGTTGCTAGACCAGAAGAAATTAATAATATTATTGGGAGGGAAAAATGCTAACGATATGGAACGAATTGAAGGAACATTTTAGATTTACTTTTTCGGGAGCGGTTATTGCTGTTTTGTTTATGTTTTGTGTTCGGTTAATATTTCCAAGTTTGTTTAATACGGAAGTTGCTGGTCAACTGTTTGAGATCTTTCACCCCTTACATGTTGTGCTTAGTGCACTGGTAACAGCGACAGTGTTTCGAAATTATCAAAAGATGAAAAATAAGTCTGTTTGGGGTTATTTAAGTGTCTTTTTAATTGGTTATTTTGGTTCGATTGGAATAGCTACCATGAGCGATTCCTTAGTTCCCTACTGGGCAGAATTAATTTTGGGACTGGAGGGCGCTCACCCTCATATTGGGATTATAGAAATGCCTGTTTTAATTAATTTGTCAGTATTTTTGGGTATAGCGCTATCCTATTTTGTGAAAGAAACACATTTTTCTCATGCTGGACACGTGCTACTAAGTACAGTTGCCTCTTTGTTTCATATTATGCAAGCACATGCTGGTTCTTTTAGCATTTTTCAAAGCATATTTATTGTAATGTTTTTATTTCTAGCTGTTTGGTTGCCTTGCTGCTTTAGCGACATAATTTTTCCGTTGCTGTTTGTAAAAAAGAAATGAAGTTTTTTTTACTAGAACCAAGAGGTTTTTGTTTTGGGGTGAAGAACGCCCTCGAGATTGTTGAAGATGTTTTAAAAAACAATCCTCATAAAAAAATCTATGTCTATAACGAGATTGTTCATAATAAGGTTATTGTTGAGGACTTAAGGCTTAGAGGGGTAACTTTCACTCAAGAGGAGATAGAGGTTCCTGATGGCGCAGTAGTTATTTTTAGTGCGCATGGAATTTCTCCGATAACTCGTTCACTTTTTATGAACAGAAACATCGTGATCGTTGATGCTACTTGTCCTTTGGTTGCAAAAGTTCACGAAGAGGTAATTGATTATACCAAGAAAGGATACCATGTAATATATATTGGGAATCCTAGTCATGATGAGGTTCGGGGTGTGGTTGCAGAAGCACCAGAGAATATAACCGTGGTTCAAACAGAAGAAGACCTGGCTAGAGCGGCAGGTTATGATAAATATGTGGTGTTGAATCAAACAACTCTCAATTTGTTTGAAACAGAAGATTTGCGGAGAAAGATTGTGAGCAGATTTGCGAATGTGCAGTTTCCTAAGATAGAAGATATTTGTTATGCTACGAGCTCGCGACAACAGGCGGTCAAAGAGGCA contains:
- a CDS encoding AAA family ATPase; amino-acid sequence: MERNQSVDPNYEEPVLETSLRPRSFDQYIGQENIKKNLKILIQAAVERGETIDHLLFYGPPGLGKTTLANIIAHEMNVNVKTTSGPAIERPGDLAAILTNLQENDILFIDEIHRLSKGV
- a CDS encoding TonB-dependent receptor plug domain-containing protein, producing the protein MNRTSLMIFILIFSAVSFSATSNYTNFLNSRGTTLKDMVKSVVRDQNETKEHNNEQIKQQSFSSKGGGGAVYSLGGQDYKDFNRLTIFPDVKMAHRELPGVADGGDFDAKLYFRGGGAQETVTLVNGQPVYEAFVFEGKGSLVNPQLIKETKVYTSGMPVCYPDALSGVIDIKEREGDLHNYHLDIAQGLTDLQLYVEGPIMRGKSSFLISLRRTYYDYLLMLMNQGQGVIAPHLENYGQKFFMKLSPEHELVMDFKTYYDFYKLDNKDFNLGQIGRISSVARRNFLQTKLTSHWSNKLKTELTVGMENSVLSKNSLVVSDIVSENMRQEPFYFMTDLQYRDNKDHLVSSGLYFRKERTIKESTNLHLLGNYYYPGFAGTVSSEDYIKEYSVYGAYIQDEQTIVPDTLFLDLGVRYSFIDHKELSKSKSFQPRIGVRVKNEGATLKLSAGKYSQYNPQIVSAHFVDLPPEEAMQYSLGIEHQLGDAVNFSISIFEKNYHSLLREQIDSLGMITGYDNNKKGHAGGIEVMFKKKKSDGWNLMMAYTNQEAVYEESVTFSYPAKQDQKHTFSLASEVDLSKDWSLVVDWQYHSGRPYTDLTGATSLNVRTKYLSDPNKYNRSRLPDYSNLTLILEHKKPIWPFDGLEGQTYIGVANILNEKNVYDYVWNGDYSVKSSVKMMSMTPIFGVRFRF
- a CDS encoding HAD family hydrolase, whose product is MIVKAVIFDLDGTLLDTITDITNSMNNALKDLCLPTFSEEDYKYLVGSGLDRLVGGVLPQHITDEQTIALFVEKFREYYDNKWTEHSVPFEGILELLSCLQNKGIKQAILSNKPHLITVAMTAKLLPANFELVYGERLSEGIPKKPDPQVLLEMAKSLKVKPDEVLYVGDSDVDMQVAVNAGMIGVGVLWGFRTKEELVNNGAKYIVARPEEINNIIGREKC
- the ispH gene encoding 4-hydroxy-3-methylbut-2-enyl diphosphate reductase; the protein is MKFFLLEPRGFCFGVKNALEIVEDVLKNNPHKKIYVYNEIVHNKVIVEDLRLRGVTFTQEEIEVPDGAVVIFSAHGISPITRSLFMNRNIVIVDATCPLVAKVHEEVIDYTKKGYHVIYIGNPSHDEVRGVVAEAPENITVVQTEEDLARAAGYDKYVVLNQTTLNLFETEDLRRKIVSRFANVQFPKIEDICYATSSRQQAVKEAAVKCDAFIVIGSANSSNSKKLMEIASSCGSKSILVDDASELTKEWLQGAENLCITAGASAPEYLVQKMAKRLREEFGFEQVDG